In Deltaproteobacteria bacterium, the following are encoded in one genomic region:
- a CDS encoding ComF family protein yields the protein MWSVSKILNRSDGIDLIRGFRDLLFPPRCLICNQFTLEAASGDTSETNRSDICPACQEGFVSLPLARCDRCGRPFQTDIPSVHTCAACLQKSPAFDQALAAGLFQDTLRAAIHDFKYNRRVGLARPLARFMARELTAPFYPPEADLILPVPLHWRRLRERGFNQALLLAKALFPSWRDRILLDLLVRIRWTEPQINFSGQERQRNVLYAFAVSRPEIVVDKSVILVDDVFTTGATANECARVLKKAGAKSVLVLTLARVA from the coding sequence GGCTTTCGCGACCTGCTCTTTCCGCCGCGCTGTCTGATCTGTAACCAGTTTACCCTTGAGGCCGCTTCGGGAGACACTTCAGAAACGAACCGTTCGGACATCTGCCCGGCCTGCCAGGAAGGATTCGTTTCTCTCCCGCTAGCTCGCTGTGACCGCTGCGGTCGGCCCTTTCAGACTGACATTCCTTCAGTTCATACCTGTGCCGCCTGCCTTCAGAAATCCCCGGCCTTTGATCAGGCGCTGGCTGCAGGCTTGTTTCAGGACACCCTGCGAGCCGCGATTCATGACTTCAAGTACAATCGCCGCGTGGGTTTGGCCCGGCCTTTGGCCCGGTTCATGGCCCGGGAGCTCACCGCTCCTTTTTATCCGCCTGAGGCCGATTTGATCCTGCCTGTGCCTCTCCACTGGCGGCGTCTTCGGGAACGCGGCTTTAACCAGGCCCTGCTTCTGGCCAAAGCGCTCTTCCCTTCATGGCGTGACCGTATCCTTCTGGACCTTTTGGTCCGCATACGCTGGACTGAGCCGCAGATCAATTTCAGCGGTCAGGAGCGCCAAAGAAACGTGCTTTACGCTTTTGCTGTCTCCAGGCCAGAGATCGTTGTGGACAAATCGGTTATACTGGTGGACGATGTCTTCACCACCGGGGCAACGGCCAATGAATGCGCTCGCGTCCTGAAAAAGGCCGGAGCCAAATCCGTGCTGGTGCTGACCCTGGCCAGGGTGGCCTAA